TCGTCGGGATCGAACCGACGGGCCCTTCAAAGACCTGGAGCTATTCCAATTTCAGCGTCTTCAGTTCCTCATCCGTTTATGGGTAAACGATCTCCTATTCGAATTATGGAACTGCTGTTAGATCTGTGTGATGCTGCGATGCAGATTAAAAATCCCGAGATTATTATTGACGAGCACAATGAAGAAGGTGAAATAAGAGTTCATGCACACAGAAGCGAGATCAAGATTTATGAAGTGTTGAATTGGATGCCACCATCGTCAATTGAAGACCCCGGGTTGGCTCTGTTGTGTGACGATACTATGAAATTTGCACGAGAAaaggcagctgctgctttgaGAATGGGTAATACGCTGCTCTACTCAGAGAAGATTCGACGTGAGACTGAGTTGCAAGTCCAGCAAGTTATACAAGATATTGGAGAGAAAGTAGCTACTGAAAGAGATTACGATGATAGTATGCTGGTGGATTATAATAGTGATAGTCGGAACAGCCAGGTGTTTTTTGATTCGGatcgcagcagcagtggtagAGGATTTAGAGAGAATCGATTGGGTGGGGTGGGAAGAAAAGGTAGTAATGGTGGTGCTAGCACTGGAAGTAATGCAGGTTCTGGAATCTTTTCCAACGCATATTTGCAAGCCGATGTTCTTCCTAACTCTGGTAATGCTACTCCTCCAAGAGTGCCTAGAGAAAGCAATATTTCTCCATATCAACTTCCAGCACAACCCACGCCTACTTCGATGTTGCAAATGCAGCGACTGAATTTAGAAGACAGTGATTCTGGTGAACACCGAGAATTATCACCTTCTCCATCATCGTTTTCACcttcagcaccagctgcaGCGCCAGCTcaaccaccagctccagcaccatcaCAAATCCCGTTGGCGACtccttctgctgcttcgtcacCCTTGTCACAAATAGCACATCTGGCAACtgcagctcctgcttcaccagcagcatttACCACAGCACCAGCTGTCCAAGGACAGCCATCGCATATTGCATCACCATCAATGGCAGCTCCAAGACCAATTGCACCTCTTTCAGGTAATACCTTGACACCTAAACTGCTTTTAAacatcaacaccagtaTGGAACATGAAGCTATTAGCCCGACGAGACGGCTTTCGACTTCTGATGGAGGGTATGCTGGCTATGGATCTGCTTTTGGTTCGGGAATTACTCCTACAAATGTAGCGAATATCTCGTCTCCAGGTGGTGTTCTCCTGCGAGACAGGTTTGTTACCCGTTCACGAGGTAGTGGAGGTAGCAGCATTGGAAGTCATGGATCGATGGATATAAACTCTGAGGATTTGCCAACTAACATTGGTGAATTGGATCTTAATAGTCCAGTACATAGTGGTGGTACTTCTagtggtagcagtagcaacaCGGCAAGTGCCGGGCCCATGAAATTGTCTGCCCGTAAAAGTATGACGAATATGTCGTCGGCAAGATCGTTTGGATCTCCTATAACAAACTTGCAACGAACTAGAACAAGTGGAGGACCAGCTCCCGGACCGATTCCAGCTGTTGCTTCGACAGTTTTGGCGAGCAACTCACCATCGACTCCTGGCACCTCACCTTTACTCTTCCCGCGAGATTTCGACCGCCATCATCACCGCCAGTCTTCTGCCGCTAGTGATTTCACTAGAGCACCAGTCTCACCACTTTTAACTTCAACGGTACCACCAATGAAGGTATCTCAACCGAGTATTCGAGATTATGAGATTATCAGTCCCATTTCTAAAGGAGCATTTGGTAGTGTGTATttgtcgaagaagaaggttaCTGGGGAATACTTTGCCATAAAGGTCTTGAAAAAGGCTGATATGATTGCAAAAAACCAGGTCATGAATGTTAAGAACGAACGAGCGATTATGATGTCACAAGCAGACAGTCCGTATGTAGCCAAACTATTTGCTACTTTTCAAAGCAAAGAGTATCTCTTTCTAGTTATGGAGTATTTGAACGGTGGAGATTGTGCTGCTCTTGTTAAAGCTCTGAATGGAGTCCCAGCAGACTGGTGCCAACAGTACATTGCTGAAATAGTGGTTATCACGGAAAACCTGCATCAACGAGGTATTGTTCATAGAGATCTCAAGCCGGATAATCTCCTGATTGATAATCGCGGCCATCTCAAACTGTCAGACTTTGGTCTGTCTAGGATGGGTGCTGTTGGTCGACATACCAGGATGAAAGATGGTCAAACTAGTGCTCCACGTGGAGGTAGTGGGTCAATGGGAACAGGAACTGCAACAGCAAGTGCCACAACATCAACTGGTGGAACAgttattgctgctggttctggtacAAGCACTGGTTCTGGCAATGGTGGAACCAGCACGCCATCAGGACTCGAGTCTCCAGCAGATATTAATGCCTTGCTTGCAAGATCCAGCGTGTTTGGGAGTATTAATAACAACGCCACTAATGCATTTGGCATCACTCCAGGAATCACAGGGGCTCATGAGAATATTAGTTTAGTGCCAGGATATTTCAACTACGCACGGTCAGCATCGTCGTCATATTTCTACGACCACAAGTCCAATGTTCGTACCGATTCATCAGATAGCGAAAGAGCTCGAGACCATAACTCACCCACACCAGATCCTTCTGGTAAGAACAGTACCAATAGCTCCATGGCAGTTGACGAGACTAGTACCACTACAAATGTATCACAAGTGGTCAAGTCGTCATCTCGAACATCGTCAAGCAGTGGGTCAACCCCACGAGTGGTACTATACGATCCAGATGACACTTCGAGCAGGAGATTTGTAGGTACTCCAGATTATCTTGCACCAGAAACTATTCAAGGTAATGGTCAAGATGAAATGAGTGACTGGTGGTCGGTTGGATGTATTATCTTTGAGTTCTGGTATGGATATCCTCCATTTCATGCTGACAGCCCGGAAAAGGTATTCAGAAACATTCTTGCGAGAAATATTCAGTGGCCATCTGAGCTTCTTGAAGATAAACCAGGAACTGATTTGGCAAATGACCTTATCAGCAAACTGTTGGCTGTCGACCAAAAACAGCGACTCGGAGCTAATGGCGTGGATGAGATCCGACAACATCCattcttttcaaaagacCTTGATTGGGATCATTTGTATGATGATGACCAGGCTGTATTTGTTCCTGCTGTCGACAACCCTGAGAGTACAGACTATTTTGACTCTCGCGGTGCAGTGATGACAGAGTTCCCCGACGATTCAGCAGTAGCTGGTGACGACGATAACTCTATGGCTATTGAAAGCGACAGCAGTGATAATAACTCGTCGAAACAGACAGGCACATCGCCTCTATCCACGAAGAAAGAACCTCGTATGAAGATGCTACCATTGCACATTCCACCGCATGTTCACGATTCGACACGAATTCGCCGATTAAGTGAGCCATCTTTGGCAGACGACTTTGGTTCGTTTTCGTTTAAGAACTTACCTGTTCTGGAAAAAGCTAACAAAGAAGTGATATCGAAAATCAAGAGTGAGACTGAAAGTGGAAGGCAACGTGGACTGTCGGTGTCAGCAAAAGGGTCACCGACTTCTAGCAAAGTGATTACCCCTGCCTGGTGTTCACCTGGCCAGCCAAGCTCGTCGTCTCCAGGAACATTCCCTAATACGAGCACTAGTGGAACTcatggcagcagcatgtCATCATCCATCTCGAACATTGCAACCCATACTGGCAGTGTCGCTTCGTCTACATCAGATGATATATTTGCCGACAGCGAATCTCCATCACGACGACTCCAGCAAGACCTTCATCTGTCGATTTCCAGTATTGGTAGTAAAGGAGGAGACCTTGACTCAGAATCAGGGTCACCCCGCCATAAACGCCATAGCTCGTCTTACCGGAGACTGTCAAACATGGAGTCGAGCCCTGAACTGGGCGAACAGTACCGCAAGCAGTCACTCGCCAGTGCCAGCCGCAATTACCAGGTGTTTGACATGTCACCAAGTAGTTCTGACAACGAAGACTCACGAGGAGCAGCATTATTACGTGTTCAAAAGAGACGTCAGTTATCCCGTCGCATGTCAAGCTTTGCACTTAATGTCGAACCGAGTCCACGGGCTCTTGATATCCTAGTCTGCGACGGCAATCCCGTGTGGAGATACACCACCGAGAAGATGCTAGTGAGTCTTGGATGCCGAGTAGTGACCGTAGCTACAGGCGAAGAAGCCATTCGACGGTCAGTAGGCGACGTCATATTCGACATCATCTTCGTGGAATATAAAATAGGCAAATGGTCTGGAGTAGACATCACGCGACTGATCCACTCGACACTGAACCCGAACAAATCAACGCCCGTCGTAGTCATGACAAACCTGAtcaaagaagcagaagaaactGTCAAACAAGCACAAGAAGAGAACAAAACCGTGTTCTCTGCCGTCATCGAGAAACCGCCATCGGAACAAAAACTCGTGACGGCCCTCCAAAAGGTCGTCAACTGGCGACCCAAAGAGAGGAAGAAGTAATGATTAATGATTGTATTTACGATTAACTGTATTCTGTATATAACGAAGGAATGACCCTAACTATACCGTGCCCTGGTCagcgtgcctccggcggctggggctccgccccagaccctggttgctcctctcgctgcgctcgagtcgttgcgtctcGGTCGGGGGTtaaactcctgcgaagcaggagctacggggtctggggcagagccccagccgccggaggcagagaggGAGAGAAGTGAGAGAATGAATTAAATATCTGAGA
This is a stretch of genomic DNA from Sugiyamaella lignohabitans strain CBS 10342 chromosome C, complete sequence. It encodes these proteins:
- the RIM15 gene encoding protein kinase RIM15, with product MEDSDAVPAPPLVLCRICERHYTTWWFERHSELCMIEHRAASELEETHEAVLEHRLVITGLLGALELRMNFHVFDSPLTPSGSTSSYGSVTGRSGSSSGSGSGSIGLGPSAGGGSGSGGVPSLEYRGYTLQLPLFPSDLVSNITSSGPGVTNNAVNIPNTGGSVGSIGSLPSSLGSPGPVTVGSAGSIPINGSPPRSPRLASSPLSSGSNRRALQRPGAIPISASSVPHPFMGKRSPIRIMELLLDLCDAAMQIKNPEIIIDEHNEEGEIRVHAHRSEIKIYEVLNWMPPSSIEDPGLALLCDDTMKFAREKAAAALRMGNTLLYSEKIRRETELQVQQVIQDIGEKVATERDYDDSMLVDYNSDSRNSQVFFDSDRSSSGRGFRENRLGGVGRKGSNGGASTGSNAGSGIFSNAYLQADVLPNSGNATPPRVPRESNISPYQLPAQPTPTSMLQMQRLNLEDSDSGEHRELSPSPSSFSPSAPAAAPAQPPAPAPSQIPLATPSAASSPLSQIAHLATAAPASPAAFTTAPAVQGQPSHIASPSMAAPRPIAPLSGNTLTPKLLLNINTSMEHEAISPTRRLSTSDGGYAGYGSAFGSGITPTNVANISSPGGVLLRDRFVTRSRGSGGSSIGSHGSMDINSEDLPTNIGELDLNSPVHSGGTSSGSSSNTASAGPMKLSARKSMTNMSSARSFGSPITNLQRTRTSGGPAPGPIPAVASTVLASNSPSTPGTSPLLFPRDFDRHHHRQSSAASDFTRAPVSPLLTSTVPPMKVSQPSIRDYEIISPISKGAFGSVYLSKKKVTGEYFAIKVLKKADMIAKNQVMNVKNERAIMMSQADSPYVAKLFATFQSKEYLFLVMEYLNGGDCAALVKALNGVPADWCQQYIAEIVVITENLHQRGIVHRDLKPDNLLIDNRGHLKLSDFGLSRMGAVGRHTRMKDGQTSAPRGGSGSMGTGTATASATTSTGGTVIAAGSGTSTGSGNGGTSTPSGLESPADINALLARSSVFGSINNNATNAFGITPGITGAHENISLVPGYFNYARSASSSYFYDHKSNVRTDSSDSERARDHNSPTPDPSGKNSTNSSMAVDETSTTTNVSQVVKSSSRTSSSSGSTPRVVLYDPDDTSSRRFVGTPDYLAPETIQGNGQDEMSDWWSVGCIIFEFWYGYPPFHADSPEKVFRNILARNIQWPSELLEDKPGTDLANDLISKLLAVDQKQRLGANGVDEIRQHPFFSKDLDWDHLYDDDQAVFVPAVDNPESTDYFDSRGAVMTEFPDDSAVAGDDDNSMAIESDSSDNNSSKQTGTSPLSTKKEPRMKMLPLHIPPHVHDSTRIRRLSEPSLADDFGSFSFKNLPVLEKANKEVISKIKSETESGRQRGLSVSAKGSPTSSKVITPAWCSPGQPSSSSPGTFPNTSTSGTHGSSMSSSISNIATHTGSVASSTSDDIFADSESPSRRLQQDLHLSISSIGSKGGDLDSESGSPRHKRHSSSYRRLSNMESSPELGEQYRKQSLASASRNYQVFDMSPSSSDNEDSRGAALLRVQKRRQLSRRMSSFALNVEPSPRALDILVCDGNPVWRYTTEKMLVSLGCRVVTVATGEEAIRRSVGDVIFDIIFVEYKIGKWSGVDITRLIHSTLNPNKSTPVVVMTNLIKEAEETVKQAQEENKTVFSAVIEKPPSEQKLVTALQKVVNWRPKERKK